AAAAAATCGAATTGTTCAAACATGATAATGTCCTTGTGTTGGTTGACAACAATAAGGTTACACAAGCTTATATTATGCTGGGGCTAAAAAGTGATAAGCGGTTAAAAACAGTGATAGGCGGCGAATTGCCGGTGCGGTTTATTAAGTTGGTCTAATATTAATCAAGTAATTTTAACTAGGTCAAACATACGCCAGTATTGAAGCACATTAACTTGCTTTACTTGTCCTTATTAGCGTTGTTAAACCTCATTATATAACTTGGATTAACTATGAATACGACAATAGAGGAAGCACTTTTACTGCCAAATGGTTTTGAACTACATCAAGCATTTATCTCTTTCTTTACCGTATCTGCAGGCGTAGCCTACTGTAGAGCAAATGAATATGGTCCCGACCGGTTTGCACTTATTGCAAAGACCTTAGCCCAAACTTTTTCAGAGCAATTAACATCCGAAGAAATTGATCAGACTATTATTGATTTTGACGAAAAGTCGAATATTTCTCTGGCTGTAATTTATGAAGAACTCGCGTATATATCAAAACGCTACGAGCAGTACGGCAGAATGATAGACGAAGAGATGATAATGCCTTCAATCGCAGATAACTATGAGGGTGAGCAAGTACACAGCCTTAATTCAGATGATGTAAAACAAATAGATATCGTAAAAGGGAGTTTAACTTTTGTCTTTGATAAGCTGCCTAAGTGGGTGCAAAAAATATTGGATGTCTTAATGGAGGTGCTAAAAATTACCAGAGGAGCAACCTAAGTGTGGCCGTCCGGCACCTACTAACTTAGTACAGGACTTACTGACAATACTAATATTTAAGGTTGGTCTGAATTAAAATGCTTAAAGCCCTGCTACTCTTTTTAATAACGGAAAAGCAGGGCTGCGTAAATAGGTCTAATACTTAACTGGTCATAAATGGAAAGCTTAAAAATAGCTGTATAACCAATGCGTTGGTAATATCGATAAAAAAGGCACCGACTAAAGGCACGACTAAAAACGCTTGTGGCGAAGGGCCGTAGCGAGACACTAATGACTCCATATTAGCTACTGCAGTTGGTGTTGCGCCTAGGCCAAAACCGCAGTGGCCACCTGCCATAATAGCGGCGTTATAGTTTTTGCCCATCACTCTAAAGGTAACGAAGTAAGCGAACAGCATTAGCATAATCGCTTGCACTAAAATCATAAATATCATTGGGCCAGCTAAACTGATTAACTCCCAAATTTTTAATGACATGAGTGCCATGGCTAAGAATATTGATAGTGCCATGGTGCCCCATAAATCAATACAGGCTCGGCTTACTTTATAAGTTTTAGTGAATTCAGTGATGTTAGTAATAAACACACCAAATAATAACGGGATTAAAAACGCCGGTAAAATTACATCAATCTCTCTTAAAGCACTGTGACCTAAACCGCCTAAGTACATACAAAATAAAATTACAAATAGTGTTTCCATCATTTTTCTAGGCGTAACTAAGTCGTGATCTTCAGGGTCAAAGGTGATCGTGTCATCCAGTTTCTCGTGGTATGAGGTATCTGCTTTTAAATTATACTTTTTAATTAAACGTTTACTAACAGGACCGCCGACTAAACCACCCAGAATAAGGCCGAAGGTTGCCGCAGCCATAGCAAGTTCGAATACGCTACTTTGCATACCATATTCATTAATAAATAAATCAGCGTAGGTAGCTCCATTACCATGGCCACCTGAAAGCGTAACAGAACCCCCAATCAAGCCCATTAAAGGTTCCATGCCTGTTGCAACTGCGATAGAGACTCCTACAGCATTTTGAAACAATAAATAAACTGTTGTGATACCTAAAAAATGGCTACTTTTGGGCCGCCTTTAATTAACAGGCTAAAGCTGGCACCCAGGCCGACAGTTATAAAAAACATTGTCATTAACGGATTTTTGAATGTCATATCAAATTCAAGGTTAATATCAAAATAGACATGAATAATGGCCGCAATAATAGAGAAGGCTATACCACCAACAACAGGTTCAGGAATGCTGTTATTTTTAAGAAATGCAATTTTGCTATTAAGGTAATAGCCTGCAAAAAGGATTAATAAAGAAACTATTAATGTTTCAACGACAGAAATCTCAATATTCATAAAAACTTTTAACCTTATAGCTATTATATTTTTAGTTTTTTTTGCATGATCTTTTTTAAATGCGCAAATTCACAATTAATTTAAGGGCATAAGCTTAGCCATGCCGAAGTTTACTGAATATCAACAGAGAAACTTAATTAGCTCATTCATCGTATTAACTGATGAGATCTATCGTCAAAGAAACGTTATCTATGGATACTCAATAAATATGTACTTGTTACTTTAAAAGCGAACAGATTAAATGTCTTTGCTTATCAGGTGAGTTACCGCCTGTATGCGGCTGTATGTGCCTTTATACGCTTATTTGTAGCTGACGTTTTTCAAGATTGTAAAGCATTTCTATTCAGTTAAGTATCCCCGTTTTAGCTTCCTGTGTTATTGAGAGCATCTTTTATGATGTAAGTCGCATTAAAAACGTGGTGAAAAAGCATTACGCTATCCTAATATGATGACGATTTTTAGGGCTATCTTTAGGGTCTATCTTTTGAGGCTATCTTTAGAACATATGCGTTGTGAGAGGTTAACTATGTATAAATCACGACTAAGCAGACGAACGATGAGTAAAAGCAGCGTAGCAACCGATAACCAAATTTTACAGCTGCATATTGCGATGGCAGAAAAGCTGTTAGCCGAGCCATGGCGGGTAGAGGCAGTGCGCGACAAGCTAGAAAAACGTTATCAGGCCGGCTTAATACGGCACAGTGGCTATATTCATTGGTTTAGCATCCTAGATTGCATTGACCAACCAGACCTGTTTAAGCAGACGTTACTGGATGAGGGTGAGCGGATGCGCAAATTAAGACGGCGAACTATTTTGATTGGTATTCTTAGTGAAGAAGAGCGCAGCGCTATTATGGCGGATAAATCATAAGACAGTTCCAAAAACAATAATCGGCTTACATTGTTACATTATTACATTAAGGGGGAGGGGGACAATTTTAAACTTTTAAATTAGCTTAACTTAAAATGTGGTGTAATCGAAATGCACACCACATCAGTATATTGACGATTAATAAGGATGGGTGCCGCGAACTGGGTAGTTTTTGCTAAAAGAAAATTCAAGGCCACTAACCAATTGCTCTAGATCAGGACGAATGAATGGCGCGTTAGCAATGTCTATCATAATCGTTTCACCATCAGGGTTGATTAAAAACAAACCCGGCTCTGGAAAGGGGTGATCTGTCTCAGATTCGTTCATTGGATCAGAAATATATAAACCTAATAATTTCATCTGAGCTAAGGTTAAACCTGTCAATATAGGACATGTAATCTGTAAGCCTTTTTCTTTCATTTTGTTTAGCTGTTCAGGAGTATCGGCAGACGCTACGCTCAAATCTATTTGCAGTGCTTGCAGCCGTTTACTGTATGTTTCTAAGTTGTTTAGATATTTTAAGCAAATTGGGCAGTGATAGCCGCGATAAATAATGATAAGCGACCATCTACCAGTGGCGTTTTCGCTTTGCTGTGCATTGACTAGGTTAACCTTAGTGCCCGTTGAGTTGGTAAGCTGAATCAGTGGAAACTTTTCACCT
The sequence above is drawn from the Rheinheimera salexigens genome and encodes:
- a CDS encoding redoxin domain-containing protein: MQNTKLSAGEKFPLIQLTNSTGTKVNLVNAQQSENATGRWSLIIIYRGYHCPICLKYLNNLETYSKRLQALQIDLSVASADTPEQLNKMKEKGLQITCPILTGLTLAQMKLLGLYISDPMNESETDHPFPEPGLFLINPDGETIMIDIANAPFIRPDLEQLVSGLEFSFSKNYPVRGTHPY
- a CDS encoding ester cyclase; translation: MNTTIEEALLLPNGFELHQAFISFFTVSAGVAYCRANEYGPDRFALIAKTLAQTFSEQLTSEEIDQTIIDFDEKSNISLAVIYEELAYISKRYEQYGRMIDEEMIMPSIADNYEGEQVHSLNSDDVKQIDIVKGSLTFVFDKLPKWVQKILDVLMEVLKITRGAT